The Alosa sapidissima isolate fAloSap1 chromosome 8, fAloSap1.pri, whole genome shotgun sequence genome segment TAATTCATCACACAAACAGGCTGCACCAGGAATGGCCTCTCTAATAGGGATGTAAGGGATGTAGGTAAATAACCTCTGAAATTCGATAGGTCTACCTCTGGCAGATCAATATCACTGCAGAAACCTGCATGTCTTGTAATGCGTGGAATACTGGCTGTTCCAGTGGGCCCTCTGGCAAGATGGTGTGAATAGCCTGACGAGCAGcaggacagacagagaaggGAGAATTATCAGAGCAATTATTTGTATGCATATTACTTATactgcatacagtacacagtacaAGTCTACAAGTCTTTGGTAATGCAAACTGTAAGGATGCTTTGTAAAATAACGACAGGAATAGCTTTTACTTATCAAAAAACCCAAACAAACTCTAAATCCCCCCCAAAGGTTTTAAACACTTCAGAGACATTTCCAAAGTTCTTTGGTGGATTTAGAATGCCTTGATTCTTTGTCTGTTCATGTAATGCCAAGTTACACAGGTTTCTGCCTTTACTGGCTGAACTAAACAACTTATAGTAATACAATATAGAAATATAGTattacacacacaatgtaatgATCAGAATCAGCATCAGAAGTGTCCCTACTTTTACTCTGCCTTTGCCATATTCTCTCTATCAAACAGACAACTGTTCAACTTGACCAGGATAGCATTGACAAAGGTAGCCTAATAACTCTGTGTGACCTACAGTGTGACCTCATCCCTGATCCACGCCGTTTTCCATCAACCTGGAAGGATATTTGTTATTCTAGTTAGTGGAGCAGGTCACTCtttaggtaggtaggtaggtaggtaggtaggtatatatatatagatagatagatagatagatagatactttattgatccacaggggaaattcaagaattcaaTGTGAAGAATTCAATGTGAATCTCAATGCTGTCAGTGAGTGAGTTTTCTACTATGTTTTTTTATTGCCTCCTCCAAGGAGATTGTTTTCTTTacagtttgtctgtctgtctgtaagtGTGATTACGTAAGAAGAAAATGGCTGATTTCATGAAATTTGGAAAGGTGTAACATGCCCCAAGAAAGAGCCTGTTCAATTTTGGACTGGATCTGAATCATGAGAAACACaaattttgtttcacttttgttAACATTGTGAGATATAGCAATTGGCCTCAGTGGAGGAGTGCCTGTCTATTTTCAAGTGGTTTATTGGTCAAACAGTGGTGAATGGTGAGAGGCATTCAGATTGAATGGTGAGAACAATTATTACATCCATCAatatacagtgcaaccggaaagtattcagaccctttcaagttttccacatttcagGCTTAccttaaaatggattcagttcattttttctctcatcaatctacacacaatactccaacactccatAAAAAATCAGTTGTtcggagtgttttgtaaatttataaaaaataaaagtctgaaatattccatttacataagtattcagaccctttgttatgacgcttGCAATTGatctctggtgcatcctacttctatcaatggtctttgagatgcttctacaacttgattagaGTCCACTTGTGCCTAAATAAATTCATTGGCCATTATTAGGAGAGGTAGACATCTATTTATATacagtctcacagttgatggtgtatgtcagagtgaaaaccaagccacaaggtcAAGAGAATTGTCTGTAGACCTGTGAGACAACGTTGTGTGAatacacagatctggggaaggatacaaaaaaaattctgcagcattaaagtgcccaagagcacggtAGCCTCCATTATTCTCAactggaaaagtttggaacaactaacagtcttcctagatctggccgctcagccaaactgagtaatccggaacgaagggccttggtcagacaggtaaccaaggacccaatggtcactatgaatgagatccagagttcctttgagaggatgaAGCGTAAAGAAGCGTAAAGAAGCATAAAGAagcaagtgtcataacaaagggtctgaatacttatgtaaatggtatatttcagacttttatttataaatttacaaaacactccaaacacctgattttttgtggagtgttggagtattgtgtgtagattgatgagaaaaccCCCCGACTTAAATCTATttcaagatgagtctgaaatataacaaaatgtggaaaacttggaagggtctgaatactttccggttgcactgtattTTCCGCTTCCGgttgcagagcggtacaaaatatgaccggcACCTAgccctgcacattctctccacaaacataaatcacgcttgtcaatttgtctccatcccctacttttGTGTATATAAATAAGTGTACATATGTAACAGGTTAGACCTTAATAATAACATAATTGCACAAGAGATCTAGTTTATATAGTTAGTAtcataatggtgtgtgtgtgtgtgtgtgtgcgtatgccagtgtgtttgtgtgcttgcatgtgtgcgtatagCATTCAGAGGgtttcataatgatcctacacctcAAATTTCCTGCAGTTTTGAatatgtcagccaaagatacctgcaattacaacgcctcgtttttgctttttcatttttaactaggtggcactatacatcaaatgagtggatatgggagTCGTtcacatggccccttgagaacAACATAGAAACAAGGAAAgctggtcatcctaggccctacggttctcgagttATTCACAGACAACTGTCCGGCCTACCCTTCCCTAACCagggaatcgttgacacaaaattactgaagaaaaaaatttacatgaaaaaaaaaaaatccagaagaaaaaaaccctgactaaacctatatgaacgCAGCTTCGCTTGCGTGGCGGTCAATAATTTGTATAAGGTTGTATTCAATGCTGCTGGAGTGTACGGAGTGTAATGGAAAATCAAATTGAGTCCAAAATGCATATTGTATAAAGATTTCCAGGCTTTAATTAATGTAATTGTCCTCATTTCAATATCATGTCAATCCGTTTGGAAGTgtaacagaaatatgtggtccATTCTTCTGATGGAATGATCATTATAGTAAACGTTTCACAGTGCCCTCCCAGCTGCTGGCCTGGTTCTGTACATTTGGTCAATGCTTTTTGGTCTCCAGTGTGTTTTGGTTTGTGTGGGTGAGGTATGGAGCGTGGGTCAGGTTGACCTTCTCTTTTGGTCGATGCTTATTGGTCTCTGGTGTCAGCATTTCCAGCAGCAGCTCTGCTCCGCTCAGCTGCCCGCTCAGGGGAAGTGTTTCTTGTAGATGTTGATGTACTCGTTCACGTCGTCAGGAGAGCCCAGGACCACAGGGACTCGCTGGTGGATGCCCACGGGCTGGATGTCCAGCACGTCCATGGCCCCTGTAGTGGCCTTGCCTCCAGCCTGCTCCATGATGAAGGCCATGGGGTTACACTCATAGAGCAGCCTCAGctgcagggagagggagggagagagagtgggagggagagagagagaaaaacttaTTAGAACTTTCATGGCACACTGAGCCCCCTACTGGTTGACTAGGAGACTGCAGTACCAATGACAGGACTGGGGGTCAGTCACCCCCATTAGAGAAATCACTGCAAGGGGAAGACTGAAGACTAATGCCATGATGTGTTGCTCAATCGGTGAttcaatttctttttttaaatccatGGTGCAACAAAGCCTAACAGCCAGGGACACACTgcacaccctgtgtgtgtggtgtgtgtgtgtgtgtgtggttgtgacaGCAGTGTTACGCTTTGATTGCACATCTCCCATGCAGTGTCTCCCTGGTGTGATAGTCTGGTCATACAGAACAGGGAAATGGATTTCTGCCAACAAGATTCCTGGACACCACATTCACTATACTTTACAACTTTGCATGACTTGACAAAGAATACAAAAGAACAATAACAAAGGAGTGCGGTCACAaccacttcctcttcctcataccTTTCCCTTTGGGCTCTTCACATTGGCTGGGTACAGGAAGATTCCTCCGTAAACCAGAGTCCGGTGAACATCGGCCACCATAGAGCCCACATAACGTGCGCCGTACGGAGCACTGCCATCCTGCACACCAGCATGTTCATAACATGGGCAGTGTCAAGTCACAGTACAAATACATAGACGTATAGAATACGACTGTAATCTTTtttatcaatcaatcaatcaatcgcAAATACTGGTACAAATATTGACAGGGCACTAGGGTAATGATAGGAGTAGGTCCTTCaaacaatacattttatttgttgaGCTATATACCTCTGGGAACTTTTTCCTTTGCAAATACTCTGTTACAGCCGGGTCAAAGTACTGGGCATAGCCTTCATTCAAGCTGTATATCTTCCCCTTCTTCTTGATTCTCACATCTCTGTCCACCAGAATGAACTCCCCAATAGCCTGCAAAGACATGTAGTCACTATTATGCAAACTGCACatgaaaaacaacacacatctcTGCAAAAAGTAAAAGTGTGCATTGTAAAGAAAGATTGATTTAATACAAAACACACTTGTCTTGTGAACTACAAGACGTGATAAAAAAAGGTCTTTTGAGGACAACCTCAACATTATCCCACAAGGCATATCCTGACAAATGCTGTCCTGTATTTGACATActtgacatacacacagacgacCACAGCGACTTACTGGATCCAGCATGAAGCAGTTGACTCCTTGACCAGTGGAGAGCACCATCATGGTGGCACTGCCGTAGAGTGCATACCCCGCCGCCACAATGTTCCTGCCCGGCTGCAGGGCGTCTGATTCACACGGCTCGTCATCAGAGTTCTGGATAAATCACAAAGAGTGTCCTCATCAATACAACAGTTTGCAGATTCTATCTTTTGTCGTTAAAGGAACAATTGTAGTCCATGGTATTACCTTTCTGTAGATTGCAAAGATGGTACCGATTGAAGCAAGGCAGTCAATGTTTGAAGAGCCATCGAGAGGATCAAAGCATACCACATATTTGCCCTATGAACCCACAAATGGATTAGAATTCatgtaaaaataaaacattctaACACTTATTTTACTCATAACATTGAACTGACTCCTGTGTCCTACCCTGCTTTCAGCCTCCACGATGATGGCCTCCTCATTCTCCTCTGTAACAAGCACACATGATGTGAAGGATGACTTAATCATGTTGATGACCAGGACATTGGAGAGGATGTCCAGCTTCTTCACCTGGTCACCCGTCACATTTGTACTTCCAGCAATGCCATAACTATGTAAGACAATGAGGGGGTAACCACAACAGCTGAGTTAACGGTAATTTTGGTCAGGCAGACGAAAAGTAATGGTGGTAGTCGTGCAATGGGTTTTCTTTGGTTGAGTTCTTCAACCAAAGAAAAGTTGAGTTCTTACATTTGCAGGAAAACAGGCAGAAGAGAGCTAAAtgtgttattgttgtttattaataAGGTAATACTTACAGATTAGCGATCCCCGCCTTCCTGACTGCACTGGAGATAGCTTTGATGGCTGTGCACAGTGAATTCAGAAGCGTTGTCAACTCTCCCGTACCTTTAGCTTTTCTTCCTTCCTCTAATACGAATCGTGTTAGAGTTACCACATTGGTATCGAAAGACCCCCTGTCTGACATCTTGGAGAAAAGTTAGGCGCTACTCTCTTCACGGAACTGACAACAATAAAGATGATTTGGTCACTGAGTGTTAAAAGGATTTGGGGCTGGTTGCAAACACGGAACTTGTTGGCCGAGGGGGTGTGCAAAATGCTTAACCAATCGAGATGTCAGATTGCGGAGCAATTGAGGAGTGGCCGCTGGAAAGTTGCAACTCCAGCTTGCCTTGCTGCGAGCAACCGGTCTGTAAAAGAACCGATACTGTAGTGGGGATGGGGTCGCGCGCGTACAATGGGTTCTCTCAGGCTTGTAATTTGTTAAGTAAAAGCTGGCACGTCCGAACGTGTGAGCAAGCATTTTGCTGCGTCATCATTCACATGTAAACGACAGAAGCAATGTGTGTATACGCGCGAGGCCAGTGGCCACATTTAAGTCACGTTCTGTTTATTTTTGAGTTGATAATTTTAAAACACCAATATGATGTTATTTAACACTAACCACCCATcactgaaatagcctatgctaaTGCCTTGAACAAGTGCCCTGAAGTGGAATGTTTTGGTGCAATAGGCTACAAATATGTTCTACTTTAGAGGATGTTTACACAATTTTCCTGATGACCATTAATTCATTAGGTATGTGAAAAGCTTGATTAATAAATGGTtgttaggctactcttgtaGTTACCACTTGTGATCACAAGGAGGCAGTACATACCAATAACTTTCCCAAACATCTGATTCAAACAAGCCAagtaagtaggctactcaaataGCAAGGTCTATCGGAGTCCGAAAAAAAGATTCATTATATTCCATCAGTCATGATTTATGAGAATGAGATCTGCAGGTCTTGAAGCCTATTTTTCCCTGGTgtataatctaatctaatcttatTTTAAAGCAATGGAAAGACACAGGCTACAGGCCCCATTCATGCAGGCATGGAAGAGAACTGTAAAATAGGCCTGCTATTTAGATACAAAGAGATTATGTCTCTCATCAGATAATAatatattcatgggtttcatcaggtccctttccacaggtgtaatcaagcaccatgcagtctgcattcataatctaggcgcttgattttatacacctgtgaaAAGGGACccgatgaaacccatgaatatatatatcttatgtgttatggtttgtatattatagtatttctttattttcattaggctattgattgaattggcaTTGTTggttattattgctattctccttaatgtagtcttaccaacttgttaaattattttactgttaaatttaactttgtagcctattgttgttatgtgtatgtcgctttggacaaaagcgtctgctaaataccataaccataacaatgtatgtgttttgttgttAACAAAGAGATAATCACGTGACATACCCTATGGGGGGAGCTGTGGTGCAAGCGGCTGCTATAGGCTGCCACATTGGGGTCCACGAGTTCAAATCCTATGGTCATT includes the following:
- the fbp1a gene encoding fructose-1,6-bisphosphatase 1a, which produces MSDRGSFDTNVVTLTRFVLEEGRKAKGTGELTTLLNSLCTAIKAISSAVRKAGIANLYGIAGSTNVTGDQVKKLDILSNVLVINMIKSSFTSCVLVTEENEEAIIVEAESRGKYVVCFDPLDGSSNIDCLASIGTIFAIYRKNSDDEPCESDALQPGRNIVAAGYALYGSATMMVLSTGQGVNCFMLDPAIGEFILVDRDVRIKKKGKIYSLNEGYAQYFDPAVTEYLQRKKFPEDGSAPYGARYVGSMVADVHRTLVYGGIFLYPANVKSPKGKLRLLYECNPMAFIMEQAGGKATTGAMDVLDIQPVGIHQRVPVVLGSPDDVNEYINIYKKHFP